In a genomic window of Deinococcus seoulensis:
- a CDS encoding NUDIX domain-containing protein, with the protein MTDHPNWTSLIEDEVQPWETLESRQLVSGFRTVFEDRVRLPNGAETTYQYRPRGPRAVFVLPVTAQGEAVLIRQYRYPLRATVTEVVAGGVERGEDLLGAARRELQEEVGGVAAEWVALPAFYPQPSISGVIFYPFLALGVSLGDMHLEDTETIERVVVPLAEAYRRLDAGEILDGSSSLAMWHARAVLAARGLL; encoded by the coding sequence ATGACTGATCACCCGAACTGGACGTCGTTGATTGAGGATGAGGTTCAGCCGTGGGAGACGCTGGAGTCCCGGCAGCTGGTGTCGGGGTTCCGCACGGTGTTCGAGGATCGGGTGCGGCTCCCGAATGGCGCGGAGACGACCTATCAGTACCGGCCGCGTGGGCCGCGTGCGGTGTTCGTCCTGCCCGTGACGGCTCAGGGTGAGGCGGTGTTGATCCGTCAGTACCGCTACCCGCTGCGAGCGACCGTCACTGAGGTCGTCGCGGGCGGCGTGGAGCGCGGCGAGGATCTGCTGGGGGCGGCGCGGCGGGAGTTGCAGGAGGAGGTTGGGGGTGTGGCGGCGGAGTGGGTGGCGTTGCCTGCCTTCTATCCGCAGCCGAGTATCAGTGGCGTGATTTTCTATCCGTTCCTGGCGTTGGGTGTGTCGTTGGGCGACATGCATCTTGAGGACACGGAGACGATTGAGCGGGTGGTGGTGCCTCTGGCGGAGGCGTACCGTCGGCTGGATGCCGGGGAGATCCTGGATGGGTCGAGCAGTCTGGCGATGTGGCATGCGCGGGCGGTGCTGGCGGCGCGGGGGTTGCTCTGA
- a CDS encoding IMPACT family protein, with the protein MTVVGSDLPAPFVTLAGPHRSDAVIENSEFLAFADRADSPEAALAQLGALRERYPDATHHCWAYRIGGAYRFGDDGEPGGTAGAPILRAIEGQGVDHVMVVVVRFYGGVKLGTGGLVRAYGGGAAECLRTASRVTVRARRALAVSVPFEFLGGLYHLLGSLDVMRGEEAYSGVGVSLRVEVFPEDVAGFVVALRDASRGAAEVVELPWEAAPGGGAAG; encoded by the coding sequence ATGACCGTGGTGGGTTCGGATCTTCCGGCGCCGTTCGTGACGTTGGCGGGGCCGCACCGGTCTGATGCGGTGATCGAGAACAGTGAGTTCCTGGCGTTCGCGGATCGGGCGGATTCGCCGGAAGCGGCGCTGGCTCAGTTGGGGGCGTTGCGGGAGCGGTATCCGGATGCGACGCATCACTGCTGGGCGTACCGGATTGGGGGCGCGTACCGCTTTGGTGATGATGGCGAGCCGGGTGGGACGGCGGGCGCGCCGATCCTGCGGGCCATCGAGGGGCAGGGCGTGGATCACGTGATGGTGGTCGTGGTGCGGTTTTACGGTGGGGTGAAACTGGGGACGGGTGGGCTGGTCCGGGCGTATGGGGGCGGGGCGGCGGAGTGCCTGCGGACGGCTTCGCGGGTGACGGTGCGGGCGCGGCGGGCGCTGGCGGTGTCGGTGCCGTTCGAGTTTCTGGGTGGGTTGTATCACCTGCTGGGGTCGCTGGATGTGATGCGCGGCGAGGAGGCTTATTCGGGGGTTGGGGTGTCGCTGAGGGTGGAGGTGTTTCCGGAGGACGTGGCGGGGTTCGTGGTGGCGTTGCGGGATGCGTCGCGGGGGGCGGCGGAGGTCGTGGAGTTGCCGTGGGAGGCTGCGCCGGGTGGGGGGGCGGCGGGGT